Proteins encoded within one genomic window of Fusarium musae strain F31 chromosome 4, whole genome shotgun sequence:
- a CDS encoding hypothetical protein (EggNog:ENOG41) has product MAQRDSKTDIRDVEPQIFQNEYPEKMIPQVEKIDYSGAHEKTDPKEIALVKKLDRWMMPMLWSMYWLNYLDRNAIALARLNDLEEDLNLKGTEYQTCVSILFVGYILGQIPSNMFLTRTRPSRYMGIMMMLWAIVSALTAVAKDFKGLLLTRFFLGLTEAPYYPGAVYLLSIFYTRKEVATRIAILYTGNILATAFAGLIAAGIFHGLDDVAGLAGWKWLFILQGAVTFVIAVAGYFILPDFPLTTRWLTEEERQLAHNRMELDTVGNKGETSTWNGLKQAASDPMVWIFCAMAHLHLAANGFKNFFPSVVKTLGFNTTITLVLTCPPYIIAGASTILVSWMSGKYNERTWHITASKTVAVIGFASAAATLNTAGRYVCMVIFTIGTYAVNSLILGWCGSVCGQTKEKKAVAISMVTMIMNISFIWTPYLWPKSDEPRYAIAMASSAAFSIGTAALAWLAKIILKRRNQKLRAQDSETEIFYVY; this is encoded by the exons ATGGCTCAGCGTGACAGCAAGACCGACATCAGGGACGTCGAGCCCCAGATCTTCCAGAATGAGTATCCGGAGAAGATGATCCCTCaagttgagaagattgattACTCTGGTGCTCATGAGAAGACTGATCCTAAGGAGATTGCTCttgtgaagaagcttgatcgATGGATGATG cCCATGCTTTGGAGTATGTACTGGCTCAACTATCTTGATCGCAATGCTATTGCCCTTGCGCGTCTgaatgatcttgaggaggaTCTTAACCTCAAGGGAACTG AGTACCAGACCTGTGTTTCTATCCTCTTCGTCGGTTACATCCTCGGCCAGATCCCCTCCAACATGTTCCTCACCCGCACTCGCCCCTCTCGCTACATG GGTATCATGATGATGCTCTGGGCCATCGTCAGCGCCCTCACCGCCGTCGCAAAAGACTTCAAGGGTCTCCTCCTAACgcgcttcttcctcggtctCACCGAAGCCCCCTACTACCCCGGCGCTGTCTATctcctctccatcttctaCACCCGCAAGGAGGTCGCTACCCGCATCGCCATCCTCTACACCGGAAACATCCTCGCTACTGCTTTCGCCGGTCTCATCGCCGCTGGTATCTTCCACGGTCTCGACGACGTTGCTGGCCTCGCTGGTTGGAAgtggctcttcatcctccaggGCGCTGTCACTTTTGTGATTGCTGTTGCAGGCTACTTCATCCTCCCTGATTTCCCTCTTACTACTAGGTGGttgactgaggaggagagacagCTTGCGCATAACCGTATGGAGCTTGATACTGTGGGTAACAAGGGTGAAACCAGCACATGGAATGGTCTTAAGCAGGCTGCTAGTGATCCCATGGTTTGGATCTTCTGCGCCATGGCTCATCTTCACTTGGCTGCCAACGGTTTCAAGAACTTT TTCCCCTCTGTCGTCAAGACTCTCggcttcaacaccaccatcactCTCGTCCTCACATGCCCTCCCTACATCATTGCTGGCGCCAGCACCATCCTCGTCTCATGGATGTCAGGCAAATACAACGAACGAACCTGGCACATCACCGCCTCCAAGACCGTCGCAGTCATCGGTTTCGCCTCTGCCGCTGCCACCCTCAATACAGCTGGTCGCTACGTCTGCATGgtcatcttcaccatcggAACCTACGCCGTCAACAGTCTCATCCTCGGTTGGTGCGGCTCTGTCTGCGGCCagaccaaggagaagaaggctgttgcCATCAGCATGGTTACTATGATCATGAACATCAGCTTCATCTGGACTCCTTATCTCTGGCCTAAGAGCGACGAGCCCAGATATGCTATTGCCATGGCCAGCAGTGCTGCTTTCAGTATTGGCACCGCTGCtcttgcttggcttgctAAGATTATTCTCAAGAGACGCAACCAGAAGCTTCGTGCTCAGGATAGCGAGACTGAGATCTTTTATGTCTACTAA
- a CDS encoding hypothetical protein (EggNog:ENOG41): MVIIKWWGSTNAVDTEKLVFRHEFPVKRFCKMEKLREVLGDIFGSDDWVVEYDGDNLMIKVGSRVDLKEELKARGIIYKSMFKPKEIELKVE, encoded by the exons ATGGTTATCATCAAATGGTGGGGCAGCACAAATGCTGTCGACACCGAGAAGCTCGTCTTCAGACACGAGTTCCCCGTGAAACGGTTCTgcaagatggagaagctccGAGAGGTGCTAGGGGATATCTTTGGCTCGGATGATTGGGTCGTCGAGTACGATGGAGATAATCTCATGATCAAAGTGGGAAGCAGGGTTGATCTGAAGGAGGAACTGAAGGCGCGTGGAATTATTTACAAGTCTATGT TTAAGCCCAAAGAGATTGAGCTGAAAGTAGAATAA
- a CDS encoding hypothetical protein (EggNog:ENOG41): MEHRPLPHHSPAIHDFLYETDLNWYYRAVIAKDLDREKFYVDSHKAQLRDARHNVSRRKPSEANQYPFLCAFHFTGCDQEFANKRDWKNHVVSQHLKLDRVFWECTEGDCAHSKHLLDQCEFPPVNYPSDQNGFQLSLNGAAGCGRFANKHDFRIHLLVHHQSTQSYKNESDIISLPNTDVQWLVDRSDSSIRMVCGLPQDLGCPMPQCASVRFTGPAAWDQRLNHAAEHFLANPQCLDVFGGENDAELVQWASSDRVGIYQKTPNACLQKHDCNKSVADSGYSSMPGMHRQPNMSQHGDASPVVPRKIPEWTNDAMVRYRPLEEDMYSGATTRGIGDWVQDHQYSTPLMDEETISSVYQSFKEIFSQDESTGNHHTLDASQDLDSGDESDGTPDGGSESVAVEQWFHGWLRQWLAPLTQERPNGIGGRQSTTSQSQNSTSTYSSSSSTQRKKGASQPRRVPKRKRANDDDGEGNEERPKSQRTDGGPEVRMLACPYFKRNPRKYGQPKWKSCAYPGYDSMHRLK, encoded by the coding sequence ATGGAGCATCGTCCGCTCCCCCACCACTCCCCCGCGATACACGATTTTCTCTACGAAACAGATCTCAATTGGTACTACCGAGCTGTGATTGCCAAAGATCTAGACCGGGAGAAGTTCTACGTTGATTCCCACAAAGCGCAGCTCCGCGACGCTCGACATAACGTCTCCCGCCGAAAGCCAAGCGAAGCCAACCAGTATCCCTTCCTCTGCGCGTTCCACTTCACCGGCTGTGATCAGGAGTTCGCGAATAAAAGAGACTGGAAGAACCATGTGGTGTCCCAGCATTTGAAGCTCGACCGCGTATTTTGGGAGTGCACTGAAGGCGATTGCGCACATTCAAAGCATCTTCTGGATCAATGCGAGTTTCCGCCGGTCAATTACCCATCCGACCAGAATGGGTTTCAGTTATCGCTGAATGGCGCCGCTGGGTGCGGGCGTTTCGCGAATAAACACGACTTTCGAATCCATCTTCTCGTTCACCATCAATCGACCCAGTCGTACAAGAATGAGAGCGATATAATATCCCTTCCCAATACAGATGTGCAATGGCTCGTGGACCGTTCAGACTCGTCGATACGCATGGTATGTGGGCtgcctcaagatcttggctGCCCCATGCCCCAATGTGCATCAGTCCGATTCACCGGTCCTGCAGCGTGGGATCAGCGCCTCAACCATGCTGCTGAACACTTTCTTGCCAACCCACAATGTCTCGATGTATTTGGAGGCGAGAATGATGCAGAGCTTGTACAATGGGCATCCAGCGACAGGGTCGGCATCTATCAAAAGACGCCAAACGCTTGTCTTCAAAAACACGATTGCAATAAGTCGGTGGCAGACAGTGGTTACAGCAGCATGCCTGGTATGCACCGACAACCAAACATGTCACAGCACGGCGATGCGTCCCCTGTGGTGCCCCGTAAGATACCAGAGTGGACGAACGATGCCATGGTCCGTTACCGACCCCTGGAAGAAGATATGTACTCAGGTGCAACGACTCGCGGTATTGGTGACTGggttcaagatcatcaataTTCAACGCCTCTGATGGACGAAGAGACAATTTCCTCCGTGTATCAATCTTTTAAAGAAATTTTCTCGCAAGACGAGTCCACAGGGAACCATCATACCCTGGACGCCTCCCAAGATTTGGACTCTGGTGATGAGTCGGATGGAACACCCGATGGCGGCTCAGAGAGTGTGGCCGTGGAGCAATGGTTCCATGGATGGCTTAGACAATGGCTAGCACCGTTGACCCAAGAGAGGCCAAACGGAATTGGGGGTCGTCAAAGTACcacttctcaaagccaaaACTCGACTTCTACCTACAGCTCCAGCTCAAGTACACAGAGGAAGAAAGGTGcatctcaacctcgacgTGTTCCGAAGCGTAAGCGCGCcaacgacgatgatggcgagGGCAATGAGGAGAGGCCCAAATCCCAACGGACTGATGGAGGTCCCGAGGTACGAATGCTTGCCTGTCCGTACTTCAAGCGCAATCCCCGCAAATATGGTCAACCCAAGTGGAAGAGCTGTGCATATCCTGGCTACGATTCCATGCATCGATTGAAGTAA
- a CDS encoding hypothetical protein (EggNog:ENOG41) has product MGLTQHHPFDPLSRDEIAAAVETIRKYQSGQLLFNAVTLHEPRKKEMLRWLEHPSEGNKPARIADVTVILPDGAVYDGLVDLKTRKVQKWEKLDGLQPIITPEELCQVEEIARKDPKVIEQCEISGIPRSEMHKVYCDPWTIGYDERFGSNIRLQQALMYYRPDPDTFQYQYPLDFCPIYDGAKKEIIHIDIPSVRRPLSKQKAIDYTPRYINENGGYRKDIKPINITQPEGVSFTMNGRVLSWQNFKFHIGFNYKEGIVLNHITFTDKGIERPIFYRLSLSEMVVPYGAPEHPHQRKHAFDLGEYGAGYMANSLALGCDCKGVIHYLDADFAARDGSIRTIKNAVCIHEEDNGILFKHTDFRDDSVTVTRARKLIVQQIFTAANYEYACQWVFHQDGTIQPEIKLTGILNTYALNEGEDAGPWGTEVYPQVNAHNHQHLFCLRVNPMIDGVNNTVNMVDTVASEAPVGSPQNKYGNAFYAKKTKLRTSGQAKTDYNGATSRTWEMVNENKLHPYSKKPASYKLVSREVPGLLPKEGSLVWKRAGFARHAVHVTPYRDDELWAAGRHVPQTSGEPSRGLPEWIAEGTASTENTDIVLWHTFGVTHIPAPEDFPIMPVEPMTLLLRPRNFFTNNPCMDVPPSYSISPTQVAEKKGALDQSDKA; this is encoded by the exons ATGGGTCTCACACAACATCATCCTTTTGATCCTCTCTCCAGAGATGAGATCGCCGCTGCCGTCGAGACTATCCGCAAGTATCAGTCTGGTCAGCTCCTCTTCAATGCGGTTACTCTACATGAGCCCCGCAAGAaggagatgttgagatggcTGGAGCATCCTTCCGAGGGAAACAAACCTGCGAGAATCGCGGATGTCACTGTCATTCTTCCTGATGGAGCTGTTTACGATGGTCTCGTGGACCTCAAGACGAGAAAGGTCCAGAAGTGGGAGAAGCTCGATGGTCTTCAACCTATT ATCACACCTGAAGAACTCTGCCAGGTCGAGGAGATCGCGCGCAAAGACCCCAAGGTCATAGAACAGTGCGAAATCTCTGGCATCCCCAGGTCAGAGATGCACAAGGTCTACTGCGACCCCTGGACGATCGGCTACGACGAGCGCTTCGGTAGCAACATTCGTCTGCAGCAGGCGCTCATGTACTACCGTCCTGATCCCGATACCTTCCAGTATCAGTACCCTCTTGACTTCTGCCCCATCTACGACGGcgccaagaaggaaatcATCCACATTGACATCCCCAGCGTGCGCCGCCCGTTGAGCAAGCAAAAGGCTATTGACTACACTCCCCGCTACATCAATGAGAACGGTGGTTATCGCAAGGATATCAAGCCTATCAACATTACCCAGCCCGAGGGTGTCTCGTTCACCATGAATGGACGTGTTTTGTCGTGGCAGAACTTCAAGTTCCATATTGGTTTCAACTACAAGGAGGGTATTGTGCTGAACCACATTACTTTCACCGACAAGGGTATTGAGCGACCTATCTTCTACCGTCTCTCCCTCTCGGAGATGGTAGTCCCGTACGGTGCACCTgagcatcctcatcagcgAAAGCACGCTTTTGACCTTGGTGAATACGGCGCAGGATACATGGCCAACTCTCTTGCTCTCGGCTGCGACTGCAAGGGTGTGATTCACTACCTCGACGCCGACTTCGCCGCTCGCGACGGTTCTATCCGCACCATCAAGAACGCTGTCTGTATTCACGAAGAGGATAACGGTATTCTCTTCAAGCATACCGACTTCCGCGATGATTCCGTCACAGTGACTCGGGCGCGAAAACTCATCGTGCAGCAGATCTTCACAGCGGCTAACTACGAGTACGCATGCCAATGGGTTTTCCACCAAGATGGTACAATCCAGCCTGAGATCAAACTCACCGGTATTCTCAACACATACGCTCTCAACGAGGGTGAAGACGCTGGACCGTGGGGCACAGAGGTTTATCCCCAGGTCAACGCTCACAACCACCAGCACTTGTTTTGTCTGCGCGTGAACCCCATGATCGACGGTGTGAACAATACTGTCAACATGGTTGATACTGTTGCTAGCGAGGCACCCGTCGGAAGCCCCCAGAATAAATACGGTAATGCGTTTTAtgccaagaagacaaagtTGAGGACGAGTGGACAGGCCAAGACGGATTATAACGGTGCGACGAGCAGGACGTGGGAGATGGTTAATGAGAATAAGCTGCATCCTTATTCCAAGAAGCCTGCGTCTTATAAGCTTGTTAGCAGAGAGGTTCCAGGTCTTTTGCCAAAGGAGGGATCCCTGGTCTGGAAGCGCGCTGGTTTCGCCCGCCACGCCGTTCACGTCACACCTT ACCGCGATGATGAGCTCTGGGCAGCAGGTCGTCACGTCCCCCAAACATCCGGCGAGCCATCCCGAGGCCTCCCCGAGTGGATCGCCGAGGGCACAGCGTCCACTGAAAACACCGATATTGTTCTCTGGCACACCTTCGGCGTGACACACATCCCAGCGCCAGAGGATTTCCCCATCATGCCTGTTGAGCCGATGACGTTGTTGCTCCGACCTAGGAACTTCTTTACGAACAACCCTTGTATGGATGTGCCGCCTAGTTACTCGATTTCTCCTACGCAGGTtgcggagaagaagggtgcGCTGGATCAGAGTGATAAG GCATAG
- a CDS encoding hypothetical protein (EggNog:ENOG41~CAZy:GH64): MSKPIVLHLGDDIKWNHDLYKTFTSHFEIKRSHSMSRPDFINALKQKAFGDFFAIYRPFWNTGGEMGNWDDELISLLPASCKIYASAGAGFDWVDTAALAKRGITYCNAAAACTESVADAAIWLIISVFRNLSWSSTAARSGDKDKFIDANKNLAPVSRNPSGFTLGIIGFGRIGRRIAEKAYKALDMKIIYNDIAQMPSSLEEPLNAEFKSSDALLAEADCVVVATPFAGETLLNKAGLSRMKRGAKLVNIARGKLINEADLVEALSSGHLSGAGLDVFENEPYISPELLKMKNVELLSHNAGASLDSHIGFEKLGMENIMEFWKTGKAISPVNAHLIKQSKFGGNVRAYISGLDSDGTVVFIGASGNLVYPKSGGSKVPVEIKDNIAIPLPAQGQTLEFTVPISMSSGRVYFANEDLHFFVVDIGTGDGLVQPSVTNLQDPSAGVDWGFVEFTYTNGVLYANISYVDFVGIPLGMGLSLKDGSTQSCAGLESGAVSKICDDLVKQKDKDGRAWTFMCIANAQGKPVRVLSPGNQYDLEPITFGDYWDTYVNDVWNKYSSQDLIINTQSEAGNVKCRVTGDQLTCDGDNRGYGKPNTKDIWGCNSGPFTVMEGDNAVHAAVVPRLCAAFVRTTLLVDGGDTQPKLGQESYYKNDPTSHYSRIVHSYEVDGKGYAFPYDDVNPDGNENASGVVSGEPETLTIFVGGPSA, encoded by the exons ATGTCCAAACCCATCGTTCTCCATCTCGGCGACGACATTAAATGGAACCATGATCTCTACAAGACCTTTACATCTCACTTTGAGATCAAGCGCTCGCACAGCATGTCCCGCCCAGACTTCATCAACGCCCTCAAGCAAAAAGCATTTGGTGATTTCTTCGCTATCTACAGACCTTTCTGGAACACAGGCGGTGAGATGGGCAATTGGGATGATGAAttgatctctcttcttcccgcGTCGTGTAAGATTTATGCTAGCGCGGGAGCTGGCTTTGACTGGGTTGATACAGCTGCACTTGCAAAGCGAG GCATCACTTATTGcaacgcagcagcagcttgcaCAGAATCCGTAGCAGACGCAGCAATATGGCTCATCATCTCCGTCTTCCGCAACCTCAGCTGGTCCAGCACAGCAGCCCGCTCAGGCGACAAGGACAAATTCATCGACGCCAACAAGAATCTCGCCCCCGTGTCCCGCAACCCCAGCGGCTTCACCCTCGGAATAATTGGATTCGGTCGCATTGGGCGCCGCATCGCTGAAAAAGCGTATAAAGCACTTGACATGAAGATTATTTACAACGACATTGCCCAAATGCCCTCATCCCTCGAGGAACCCCTCAACGCGGAGTTTAAATCATCAGATGCTCTCCTCGCTGAAGCAGACTGCGTCGTCGTCGCTACACCCTTCGCCGGCGAAACACTACTTAACAAAGCTGGTTTATCAAGAATGAAGCGTGGTGCAAAACTAGTTAATATTGCGCGCGGAAAACTCATTAATGAAGCGGATCTCGTTGAAGCGCTTTCTAGCGGTCATTTATCAGGTGCTGGTCTAGACGTCTTTGAGAATGAACCGTACATCAGCCCTGAGCTGTTAAAGATGAAGAATGTGGAGTTGTTGTCGCACAATGCGGGTGCGAGTTTGGATTCGCATATTGGGTTTGAAAAGTTGGGGATGGAGAATATCATGGAGTTTTGGAAGACGGGTAAGGCGATATCGCCGGTTAATGCTCATTTGATCAAGCAGAGCAAGTT TGGCGGAAACGTCAGAGCGTATATCTCAGGACTGGACTCTGACGGCACAGTCGTCTTCATCGGCGCGAGTGGAAACCTTGTGTATCCTAAATCAGGAGGATCGAAAGTCCCTGTTGAGATTAAGGATAACATCGCTATTCCTCTCCCGGCACAGGGTCAGACTCTAGAGTTTACTGTTCCTATCTCCATGAGCTCTGGCCGAGTGTATTTCGCGAATGAAGATCTTCATTTCTTTGTCGTTGATATTGGAACTGGCGATGGTCTAGTCCAGCCTTCTGTTACGAATCTGCAAGATCCTAGTGCAGGTGTAGACTGGGGTTTTGTGGAATTCACCTACACGAATGGGGTTCTGTACGCCAACATCAGTTATGTCGACTTTGTGGGCATTCCTCTTGGCATGGGTCTTTCTCTTAAGGATGGAAGTACTCAATCGTGCGCTGGACTCGAGTCTGGTGCTGTGAGTAAGATCTGCGATGATCTTGTTAAGCAGAAAGATAAGGATGGGAGAGCTTGGACCTTTATGTGCATTGCGAATGCGCAGGGTAAACCAGTCCGTGTGCTTTCGCCTGGAAATCAGTATGATCTTGAACCGATCACCTTTGGGGATTACTGGGATACTTATGTCAATGATGTGTGGAATAAATACTCCTCACAagacctcatcatcaacacgcaGTCTGAAGCAGGCAATGTCAAGTGCCGCGTCACAGGAGACCAACTCACTTGCGACGGCGACAACAGAGGATATGGCAAGCCCAACACCAAAGACATCTGGGGGTGTAACAGTGGTCCTTTCACAGTGATGGAAGGCGATAATGCAGTTCACGCAGCGGTTGTTCCTCGTCTCTGCGCTGCGTTTGTTCGAACTACACTTCTTGTTGACGGAGGCGATACACAGCCCAAGTTGGGACAGGAATCGTACTACAAGAATGATCCTACGAGCCATTATAGTCGGATTGTACATTCTTATGAGGTCGATGGCAAGGGATATGCGTTTCCGTATGATGATGTCAATCCGGACGGGAATGAGAATGCTTCTGGTGTTGTTTCAGGTGAGCCGGAGACTTTGACGATTTTTGTTGGCGGGCCTTCTGCATAG